The Aureimonas populi genome includes the window TTCATCGCGGCGCTGAAGATGGATAGCTGATCTGCCGGCCAGTCGCCGGGCCGCCGGCTTTCCCCAGCCCCGGCCCCGCTTGGCCCCTCACCCCGAGCCCTCCGCACCGCCCCTCATCCTGAGCCGTCCGCATAGCCCCTCATCCTGAGCCTGTCGAAGGACGGGGGGCGCTTGGTGCAGCGATCGTGCCGCTCACCCTCGTCCTTCGACAGGCTCAGGATGAGGGTAAGGAGAGGCGCAAGATGCAAGTCGCCAGCCAATTCCCGTCCGATCTTTCCCCACCTCCGCAACGCCCCATACTTCCCCCACCGCCGGCCCTTCGATCGGGCGCGAATGATCGCCAGCGTGGTCATTGAGCGGCTGGACTGGGAGGACTTCCTTCGGCGCTACGACCGGCGGGGGATGCTGTTCTATCTCGATCCGCCGTATTACGGCTCGGAAGGATATTACGGCGCGGAACGCATTCTCGCGCGATCAGTTCGCGGAGATGGCCGAGAAGCTGGCCGGGCTGAAGGGCGCTCTCATCCTCTCGATCAACGACCGGCCGGAGGTCCGAGCGATCTTCGAGCGCTTCGAGATGGAGGGCGCGACGACCACCTATTCGATCTCGAAAGGCGAGCCTTCGAAGGTGGGCGAATTGATCGTTTCAGGCGGCTTCAAAGGGGGCTGAAACCTTTGCCGTCCGATCTTGCGCGCGCGGCCATTCGTTTTTGCGCGCTACACCAAGCGTCGGAAGCTCTGAACTAGGCATGCCATCTGGCAGAAGAATCACGGAGAGCGGCCCGCTCCAATAGGCTGAAGGTGCTGGCTGGCGGTCTTGATGACGGCAGAGTTCAACCGGACCAAGGCTGGCTTCACCGCACGAGACCATTGCCAAAATAGCGGGACGTCCAGCCTGTAATCCGGCGCAAGCCGGACCAGCTCGCCTCTCTTAACATGAGGTTCGGCAAGGATTTCCGGCACCAGCGCCCATCCAAGGCTTCGGAGAACCCCGTTGGTAATTGCTGTTGTGGAAGGCAATTGGTGGAAGGGGTAGCCGATTTCGTACTGTAAACTCGCCGAAAGCCAGTTTGAATGAAGTGAGTCCTTGTTGCCGTAGACTAAAGCTGGGGCCTTGCTAATCGCTTCGGGCGTCAATCCATCGGGCATCCACCTGTCGCGAAATTCGGGCGAGCAGACCGCGATGTATCTTAGGGCACCGAGCGGCCGGGAATCGCAACCAGTCACCGGATTATCGTCCGCCGTGACGGCTGCGGTGACGAGACCTTTTCGAAGCCATTCGGCGCTATGGTGCTGGTCGTCGATGACGAGGTCATACAGCCAGGACCAATCCGGGGACAGCGCCTCTAAGAACCACGTTTCCACGCTGTCTGCGTTAACAGCTATACGGATATAGCTTTTCTTTACCAGGCTGTTCTCTATCGAGAGTTGGCTTTCAAGGGAGCGCTGTAGAAGGCTGACCCGTTCAAAATGCATAGCAACCATCGCTCCCGCCTCGGTGGCTTGGCAGGGCTTCTCACGTACAATCAGTGAAATACCGAGTTGGTCTTCCAGAGCCTTCACCCGCTGAGATACGGCCGAGGGGGTGATGTGCAACGCACGCGCGGCCTTTTCAAAAGTGCCCGATCGCAGGACGGCGCTGACCGCTTCCATCTGTCCATAGTCCATCATTAGCACCTATTCATTTCACTGAAGTTATTTAACTTTAATAACTATACATCATTTCTGTAAGGTGCTCCGGACAGTTCGGAGAGCATGATGACTGCATTTTTTCCTGGCTTTTTTCTCGGTATCAGCCTGATCGCTGCAATCGGCGCGCAAAACGCTTTCGTTCTACGGCAAGGTCTCCAACGCCGGCATGTTTTCGCTGTTTGCTTGACCTGTGCAGCCTCAGACGCGGTTCTCGTTACCGTCGGCGTGGCCGGCTTCGGGTTTTTGGTCACTGCGATGCCGTGGCTCGAGACCGCCATGACAATTGGGGGCGCGGTGTTTCTGGCCCTCTATGCCTCAAAGAGTTTTTGGGCGGCGTTTTCCGATACTTCCTCCCTCAGCCCCTCAGATGTGAAGATCGCCAGTCTGTCCAGCACGATCGCTGCCGCCTTGGCGTTCACCTGGCTCAATCCGCACGTCTATCTTGATACGGTCGTGTTGCTCGGCTCCATCTCCACCAACTATGGGGATGATCGCTTCATGTTCGCCATCGGTGCGATCACGGCCTCCTTTGTCTTTTTCTTCTCATTGGGGTTGGGTGCCCGACTTCTCACCCCGCTGTTTTCCAGCCCCCGATCCTGGCAAGTTCTGGAGTTTTTGGTCGGCGTTATCATGACCGCTCTGGCTCTTAAACTGATCCTCCGGGTGGCAAGCTAGGTAGGGCCCCAAGTCACGGGGCGCCGCGCGGAACCGGAGACAGCCCAACCGCCCCGTGGTGAGAGCCGGATGGAGATCGGGCCGAGGTTCCGGCGTTGGACAGGCGCGGACCGGGAAGCGGAGCGGAGGCTGGCACCCTCCGCAGGGTCTGGAAGACGCCGCGTGGGGCGCCGGAGGCGAGCCACATATAAAATACCAATCGGAGGCGAGCCTCCGGCGCTCCACCGCCTGCCATCCGGCAGGCACGATCCTCTCCGCCCCTTGCCACCGCCGGCGAGGCCGCTTCGCCATGTCTTCCCTTCGGCCGCCGCCTCCGCTATACGGGCCGCCCTTCACCGCCGGTTCGAACCAGCGACCGCCGCCCTGCCGGGCCGCGCGGCCGGCGCAGTTTTTTCTTTCGCGAGGCGATGCACCATGCCCCTTCATCCCGGCCTCGATTTCGGCACCACCAATTCCACCCTGGCGCTCTGCGCCCCCGGCGGCACGCCCCGCCTGCTGCCGGTGGAGGGCGAGCATCTAACGATCCCCTCCGCCCTGTTCTTCAGCCTGGAGGACGGCGGCACCTATTTCGGGCGCAAGGCGGTGTTCGAATATGTCGACGGGGCGGAAGGCCGCTTCATGCGCGCCCTCAAGAGCGTTCTGGGCTCCAGCCTGATGAAGGAGACCACCGCCGTCGGGCGCCAGCGCATGAGCTTCGAGGAGCTGATCGGCCGCTTCCTCCAGCATCTCAAGGCCAAGCTGGAGGCGGCGACCGGCGATACGCCCGAGAAGATCGTGCTCGGCCGCCCGGTCCGCTTCGTCGACGAGGACGATGGGGCCGACAGGCGCGCTGAGGAGGAGCTGGCTTCGGCCGCCCGCGCGCAGGGCTTCAGGCATATCGAGTTCCAGTTCGAGCCCGTCGCGGCCGCGCTCTATTACGAGAGCCGGATCAATGCCGAGAAGCTGGCGCTGGTGGTCGATATCGGCGGCGGCACGTCCGACTTCTCGGTGGTGCGCCTGTCGCCCGAGCGCGCCCGCGACCTGGACCGGAAGGGCGATATCCTGAGCTTCACCGGCGTGCATGTGGGCGGCACCGATTTCGACCGCCTGCTCAACATCGCGCGCATGCAGCCGCTGGCCGGGCTCGGTTCGATGACGGCGGACGGCAAGCGCGAGATGCCGCGCTGGTACTTCAACGACATGGCGACCTGGCACCGCATCAACACGCTCTACACGGCCAAGGTGGCGCGCGACATCGCGGGGCTGAAGAAGGAGGCCGCCGAGCCGGAGAAGCTGGCGCGCTACGAGCATCTTCTGAAGCATCGCTCGGGCCACCGTCTCGCCGGATCGGTGGAGGCGGCCAAGATCGCCCTCTCGGACCATGAGGCGACGACGATCAGCCTTCGCGAGGCCGGCTTTTCGATGGAAGCGCCGACCACGCGCGCCGAGTTCGAGGCCGCCACCGCCGAACTGGTGGAGCGCATCGCCGGCGCCATCGAGGCGGCGCTCGCCACCGCCGGCGTGGCGGCCGAGGCGGTGGAAACGGTGATCCTCACGGGCGGCGGCGCGCAGGTGCCCGCCGTGCGCCACGCCGCGACCATGCGCTTTCCGGGCGCCGAAATCGCCCAGTCGGACGCCTTCGGCTCGGTCGGCCTCGGCCTCGGCCTCGACGCCGCGCGGCGCTTCGCCTGAACCCGGCGCCTTTCACGCCGGCTATCGTTCCGGCCGCTTTGCCCCTATGGAGACCGGGCCAACACAGGAGATGCCGATGATGATCGACCTCGACAAAGCCCGCACCATGATCGCCGCGAGCCTGAAGAAAGCCTCCGAGCTCGGCCTCAAGCCGCTGACCGTCGCCGTGCTCGACGCGGGCGGCGCGCTGATCGCGCTGGAGCGGCAGGACGGCGCCTCGCGCATGCGCCCCGAGATCGCCATCGGCAAGGCGAACGGCGCCATCGCCATGGGCATGGGCTCGCGCGCGCTGTTCCAGCGTGCCGAGCAGCAGCCCTTCTTCATCCAGTCGATGAACGCGCTCGCGGGCGGCTCGCTGGTGCCGGTGCCGGGCGGCGTGCTGGTGCGCGAAGGCGCGGGCGGGCCCATCCTCGGCGCCGTCGGCATCACGGGCGACACCTCGGACAATGACGAAGCGGCGGCCGTGGCCGGCATCGAGGCGGCCGGCTTCGCGGCGGACCACGGCTGAACGACAACGGGGCGGCCCGCCGGCCGCCCCTCGGCCTCAGGCCGGATCGGGCGAGGCGGCGTAGAGCGCCGTCGCCGGCGCGCTGGTCAGGATCTGGTAGCGCTCGAACTGGGCCAGCACGTCGGCTATGATGTCGTCCTTGGTGAAGCCCATCACCTCGTAGCCGCGGCTGCCGTCCGAAAA containing:
- a CDS encoding LysR family transcriptional regulator ArgP, which codes for MEAVSAVLRSGTFEKAARALHITPSAVSQRVKALEDQLGISLIVREKPCQATEAGAMVAMHFERVSLLQRSLESQLSIENSLVKKSYIRIAVNADSVETWFLEALSPDWSWLYDLVIDDQHHSAEWLRKGLVTAAVTADDNPVTGCDSRPLGALRYIAVCSPEFRDRWMPDGLTPEAISKAPALVYGNKDSLHSNWLSASLQYEIGYPFHQLPSTTAITNGVLRSLGWALVPEILAEPHVKRGELVRLAPDYRLDVPLFWQWSRAVKPALVRLNSAVIKTASQHLQPIGAGRSP
- a CDS encoding LysE/ArgO family amino acid transporter, whose amino-acid sequence is MMTAFFPGFFLGISLIAAIGAQNAFVLRQGLQRRHVFAVCLTCAASDAVLVTVGVAGFGFLVTAMPWLETAMTIGGAVFLALYASKSFWAAFSDTSSLSPSDVKIASLSSTIAAALAFTWLNPHVYLDTVVLLGSISTNYGDDRFMFAIGAITASFVFFFSLGLGARLLTPLFSSPRSWQVLEFLVGVIMTALALKLILRVAS
- a CDS encoding Hsp70 family protein; protein product: MPLHPGLDFGTTNSTLALCAPGGTPRLLPVEGEHLTIPSALFFSLEDGGTYFGRKAVFEYVDGAEGRFMRALKSVLGSSLMKETTAVGRQRMSFEELIGRFLQHLKAKLEAATGDTPEKIVLGRPVRFVDEDDGADRRAEEELASAARAQGFRHIEFQFEPVAAALYYESRINAEKLALVVDIGGGTSDFSVVRLSPERARDLDRKGDILSFTGVHVGGTDFDRLLNIARMQPLAGLGSMTADGKREMPRWYFNDMATWHRINTLYTAKVARDIAGLKKEAAEPEKLARYEHLLKHRSGHRLAGSVEAAKIALSDHEATTISLREAGFSMEAPTTRAEFEAATAELVERIAGAIEAALATAGVAAEAVETVILTGGGAQVPAVRHAATMRFPGAEIAQSDAFGSVGLGLGLDAARRFA
- a CDS encoding GlcG/HbpS family heme-binding protein, which produces MIDLDKARTMIAASLKKASELGLKPLTVAVLDAGGALIALERQDGASRMRPEIAIGKANGAIAMGMGSRALFQRAEQQPFFIQSMNALAGGSLVPVPGGVLVREGAGGPILGAVGITGDTSDNDEAAAVAGIEAAGFAADHG